From Acidobacteriota bacterium, the proteins below share one genomic window:
- a CDS encoding exodeoxyribonuclease VII small subunit: MPKFEECLQRLEKIVNELEKGDLPLEKALTLFEEGIQLSNSCRKELETAEGKVEILLKQNGKLQPEPFDTLGDKTQAKR, from the coding sequence TTGCCCAAGTTTGAGGAGTGCCTTCAGCGTTTGGAAAAGATCGTGAACGAGCTCGAGAAGGGAGACCTTCCGCTCGAGAAAGCGCTCACGCTTTTTGAAGAAGGCATCCAGCTCTCCAACTCCTGCCGCAAGGAATTGGAGACGGCCGAGGGCAAGGTGGAGATCCTGCTCAAGCAGAATGGAAAGCTTCAGCCTGAGCCTTTCGACACTCTGGGCGATAAGACACAGGCCAAACGATAA
- a CDS encoding polyprenyl synthetase family protein, whose amino-acid sequence MLKEVLEQGQRLTDVALERLLPEGTTAPASIHQAMRHSVFAGGKRLRPILAMEAARVVTGTLPEGVEELGSALEMLHTYSLIHDDLPALDNDDLRRGKPTCHKVYGEAIAILAGDALQTYAYEVLSKLKCPAEARVRIIFETARATGTVNGMIGGQVMDLEAERTLPGSSTMKLIHESKTGALITAALVTGAIYAGAAPEQEQALRTFGKCVGLAFQIIDDVLDVTQSSEQLGKTAGKDKSSQKATYPALFGIDESLVQAESLIGRGERALALFGERGETLKQLANFLVERKK is encoded by the coding sequence ATGCTCAAGGAAGTCTTGGAACAAGGCCAGCGTCTGACAGACGTGGCACTCGAACGCCTGCTGCCGGAGGGAACGACCGCGCCCGCCTCCATCCACCAGGCGATGCGGCACAGCGTGTTCGCGGGCGGCAAACGCCTGCGGCCCATCCTGGCCATGGAGGCCGCGCGCGTGGTCACGGGCACGCTGCCGGAAGGCGTGGAGGAGCTCGGGTCCGCACTCGAGATGCTGCACACCTACTCGCTCATCCACGACGACCTGCCCGCCCTCGACAACGACGACCTGCGCCGCGGCAAGCCGACCTGCCATAAAGTCTACGGTGAGGCCATCGCCATCCTCGCGGGCGACGCGCTGCAGACCTACGCCTACGAAGTGCTGAGCAAGCTGAAGTGCCCAGCCGAGGCGCGCGTGCGCATCATCTTCGAGACCGCGCGCGCCACCGGCACGGTGAATGGCATGATCGGCGGCCAGGTCATGGACCTCGAAGCCGAACGCACCCTGCCCGGGTCTTCGACCATGAAGCTGATCCACGAGTCGAAGACGGGCGCGCTCATCACGGCGGCGCTGGTCACCGGCGCCATCTACGCCGGCGCTGCACCCGAGCAGGAGCAGGCGCTGCGAACGTTCGGCAAGTGCGTGGGCCTGGCCTTCCAGATCATCGACGACGTGCTCGACGTGACGCAGTCTTCCGAGCAGTTGGGCAAGACCGCCGGCAAAGATAAGTCGTCGCAGAAGGCGACGTATCCGGCGCTGTTCGGCATCGACGAGTCCCTGGTGCAGGCGGAGTCGCTCATCGGGCGCGGCGAGCGCGCGCTGGCACTCTTTGGTGAGCGTGGCGAGACGCTGAAGCAGCTGGCGAACTTCCTGGTCGAGCGCAAGAAGTAA
- the bshB1 gene encoding bacillithiol biosynthesis deacetylase BshB1, with protein MSTPLDVLAIAAHRDDVEQTCGGTMLKMAEKGQRTGILDLTRGEMGTRGTAAEREAEAAAAARILKVAWRQALDIPDARVENTWENRLKVARVIRETRPRVVVLPYWKGRHPDHYTCSTLGYEACFLAGLTKLELEGKPHRPFKIVYATLYYDIRPTFVVDISAQFEARLKAVYAYTSQFTDQEAGAADFPAQAEIRDRVAAMASFYGTLAGVKYAEPFLQKEVDLVEDLTAIPVKSI; from the coding sequence ATGAGTACACCGTTAGACGTCCTGGCGATCGCCGCGCATCGCGATGATGTGGAGCAGACCTGCGGCGGCACCATGCTGAAGATGGCGGAGAAGGGCCAGCGCACTGGCATCCTCGACCTCACGCGCGGCGAGATGGGGACACGCGGCACCGCCGCCGAGCGCGAAGCGGAGGCCGCCGCCGCCGCTCGCATCCTGAAGGTCGCGTGGCGGCAGGCGCTCGATATCCCAGACGCGCGCGTCGAGAACACCTGGGAGAACCGCCTAAAGGTCGCGCGTGTGATCCGCGAGACGCGCCCGCGCGTGGTCGTCCTGCCTTATTGGAAGGGGCGTCATCCCGACCACTACACTTGCTCGACGCTGGGATATGAAGCCTGCTTCCTCGCCGGTCTGACCAAGCTCGAGCTCGAAGGCAAGCCGCATCGTCCGTTCAAGATCGTGTACGCCACGCTCTACTACGACATCCGGCCAACGTTCGTGGTGGACATCAGCGCGCAGTTCGAGGCCCGCCTCAAGGCGGTGTACGCTTACACCTCGCAGTTCACCGACCAGGAAGCCGGCGCCGCAGACTTCCCTGCCCAGGCGGAGATACGCGACCGCGTCGCGGCGATGGCGAGTTTTTATGGGACGTTGGCGGGCGTGAAGTACGCCGAGCCCTTCCTGCAAAAAGAAGTGGATCTGGTGGAAGACCTGACCGCGATCCCAGTGAAATCGATCTAG
- a CDS encoding NAD(P)H-dependent oxidoreductase gives MSPAQNAEWQDLGLAKDFEQKPVTEVHLGKTAIAITCRNGEFGAISGVCNHAGGPLGQGTLDGDYVVCPWHHYKFHWRTGEGEPGFEADRVPSYEVRVEGGRLLLGTKPVTTRNKLPHDPYPLARPIRREAGPVRVVGISTTVMDRQFPRVSTSEVLLQAALDHAAQELGCGTRLLKLDSLKFRNCEGYYSKSAHACTWPCSITQMDPADQMDQVYEALVHWADVVLLATPIRWGSASSLYYKMAERLNCVQNQITIRDNALIRNKVAAFLIIGGQDNIQGVAGQLLGFFSELGFHFPQFPYIAHSRGWSAEDMENNVVFVEHSEELRSGARALAGRSVELAQTLIAEGADSAKVSRPGRKAYRLADESAS, from the coding sequence ATGAGCCCCGCACAAAACGCCGAATGGCAGGACCTGGGCCTGGCGAAGGACTTTGAGCAGAAACCCGTGACCGAGGTGCATCTCGGAAAGACTGCGATCGCCATTACCTGCCGCAACGGCGAATTCGGCGCCATCTCCGGAGTTTGCAATCACGCGGGCGGCCCGCTCGGGCAAGGCACGCTGGACGGCGACTACGTGGTCTGTCCCTGGCACCACTACAAGTTCCACTGGCGTACCGGCGAAGGCGAGCCCGGCTTCGAGGCCGACCGCGTCCCCAGCTACGAAGTCCGTGTGGAGGGCGGGCGGCTCCTACTGGGCACCAAGCCCGTGACCACGCGCAACAAGCTGCCGCATGATCCCTATCCGCTGGCCCGCCCCATCCGGCGCGAAGCAGGCCCGGTGCGAGTGGTGGGCATCTCCACCACCGTCATGGACCGCCAGTTTCCACGGGTCTCGACCTCCGAAGTATTGCTTCAGGCGGCGCTCGATCACGCGGCGCAGGAGCTGGGCTGCGGCACCCGCCTGCTGAAGCTCGACAGCCTCAAGTTCCGTAACTGCGAGGGCTATTACTCCAAGAGCGCCCACGCCTGCACCTGGCCCTGCTCCATCACCCAGATGGATCCTGCGGACCAGATGGACCAGGTGTATGAAGCGCTGGTGCATTGGGCGGACGTGGTGCTGCTGGCCACGCCCATCCGTTGGGGCTCCGCCAGCTCCCTGTACTACAAGATGGCGGAGCGGCTGAACTGCGTGCAGAACCAGATAACCATCCGCGACAACGCGCTCATCCGCAACAAGGTCGCTGCCTTCCTCATCATCGGAGGGCAAGACAACATCCAGGGAGTAGCCGGGCAGTTACTGGGCTTCTTCTCCGAGCTGGGTTTCCACTTCCCGCAGTTCCCCTACATCGCGCATTCGCGGGGCTGGTCGGCGGAGGACATGGAAAACAACGTTGTCTTCGTCGAGCACAGCGAGGAGTTGCGCAGCGGCGCCCGCGCTCTGGCGGGTCGCTCCGTGGAACTCGCGCAGACGCTGATCGCGGAAGGCGCGGACTCCGCAAAGGTGAGTCGCCCGGGAAGGAAGGCCTACAGGCTGGCGGACGAGAGTGCTTCCTGA
- a CDS encoding O-methyltransferase, with amino-acid sequence MSEITGEKVEQYLYQILPERDEVLRAMEEQAKQRDIPIVGPAVGRLLYQLARMVNAKTVFEAGSAIGYSTIWWARAVGEGGRVVYTDSDKKNADEARGYFERAGVADRVDIRIGDALEILSEQRPASYDVIFNDVDKEDYPRVFKLAVPRVRPGGLFITDNALWSGRVVDPQDEQSRAVAEFNRMLYASKDVFTTIIPLRDGVAVAMKA; translated from the coding sequence ATGAGCGAGATCACCGGCGAAAAAGTCGAGCAGTACCTCTACCAGATCCTGCCGGAGCGCGATGAAGTCCTGCGCGCGATGGAAGAGCAGGCCAAGCAGCGCGATATTCCCATCGTCGGTCCGGCGGTCGGGCGCCTGCTCTATCAGCTTGCGCGCATGGTGAACGCGAAGACCGTCTTCGAAGCCGGTTCGGCCATCGGATACTCCACCATCTGGTGGGCGCGGGCGGTGGGCGAGGGCGGGCGCGTGGTCTATACCGACAGCGACAAGAAGAATGCCGACGAAGCGCGCGGATACTTCGAACGCGCCGGCGTGGCCGACCGCGTCGACATCCGCATCGGCGACGCGCTCGAGATCCTGAGCGAGCAGCGCCCGGCAAGCTACGACGTCATCTTCAACGACGTGGACAAAGAAGATTACCCGCGTGTCTTCAAGCTCGCCGTGCCGCGCGTGCGTCCCGGCGGGCTCTTCATCACTGACAATGCGCTGTGGAGTGGACGAGTGGTCGATCCGCAGGATGAGCAGTCACGCGCCGTCGCCGAGTTCAACCGCATGCTCTACGCGTCGAAGGACGTGTTCACCACCATCATCCCGCTCCGGGACGGCGTCGCGGTGGCGATGAAGGCGTAG
- a CDS encoding metal-dependent hydrolase: MDLQGIKLTWLGHACFRVETPAGKSFLIDPWVKENPATPDEHKDQPAFDSMLLTHGHFDHIGDAVALAKKYQPTVVGVFELCMWMQKKGAKNVAPMNKGGTQMVGDILVTMVHADHSCGIQEEDGSIVYSGEAVGYVIGFENGVKLYHAGDTNVFGDMHIIHDLYHPEIVLLPIGDQFTMAPKEAAYACGLLRPKTVIPMHFGTFPALKGKPADLQKLVEGMGIEVFEMKPGQTV; encoded by the coding sequence ATGGACCTGCAAGGCATCAAGCTGACCTGGCTCGGCCACGCGTGCTTTCGCGTCGAGACGCCGGCCGGCAAGTCGTTCCTCATCGACCCCTGGGTGAAGGAGAATCCGGCCACGCCAGACGAGCACAAAGACCAGCCCGCCTTTGACTCCATGCTGCTCACGCACGGGCATTTCGACCACATCGGCGACGCCGTCGCGCTGGCGAAGAAGTACCAGCCCACCGTCGTCGGCGTCTTCGAGCTTTGCATGTGGATGCAGAAGAAGGGCGCGAAGAATGTTGCGCCGATGAACAAGGGCGGGACGCAGATGGTCGGTGACATCCTTGTCACCATGGTCCACGCCGACCACTCCTGCGGCATCCAGGAAGAAGATGGTTCCATCGTCTACAGTGGCGAAGCGGTCGGATACGTCATCGGGTTCGAGAACGGCGTGAAGCTGTATCACGCCGGCGACACCAACGTCTTCGGCGACATGCACATCATCCACGACCTCTATCACCCGGAGATCGTGTTGCTGCCCATCGGCGACCAGTTCACCATGGCGCCGAAAGAGGCCGCATACGCGTGCGGATTATTGCGCCCGAAGACGGTCATCCCCATGCACTTCGGCACCTTCCCCGCGCTGAAGGGGAAGCCTGCAGACTTACAAAAGTTGGTCGAGGGCATGGGCATCGAGGTCTTCGAGATGAAGCCCGGCCAAACGGTCTGA
- a CDS encoding rhodanese-like domain-containing protein — protein MTLPEFKMLVDEAKKEITEIDADELKRLQKSGEPFVLLDVREPDEHARGIIAGAIPMTRGRLELDIDQATTDKNAKIVCYCGGGSRSALAAQTLKKMGFKNPISLIGGWRGWKEAGN, from the coding sequence ATGACGCTGCCCGAATTCAAGATGCTGGTGGACGAAGCCAAGAAAGAGATCACCGAGATCGACGCCGACGAACTGAAGCGCTTGCAGAAGTCCGGCGAGCCGTTCGTGCTGCTCGATGTGCGCGAGCCCGATGAGCACGCCCGCGGCATCATCGCCGGTGCCATTCCTATGACGCGCGGCCGGCTCGAGCTCGATATCGACCAGGCCACCACCGACAAGAACGCCAAGATCGTGTGCTACTGTGGCGGCGGCAGCCGCTCGGCGCTCGCCGCCCAAACGCTCAAGAAAATGGGCTTCAAGAACCCCATCTCGCTCATCGGCGGATGGCGCGGATGGAAAGAAGCAGGGAACTAG